AGACGTCGAGCGCGCGAGGAAGCTCTACCCCAACGCCAAGCTGATGGTTCACCCGGAGTGCGAGCCGGAAGTGCAGGAAAAAGCTGACATAATAGTCTCCACGGGCGGAATGATAAAGCGTGCCCCCGAGCACGACGAGTGGGTCGTCTTCACCGAGCACGAGATGGTTTACAGGCTTAAGAAGCTCTATCCCCACATCAAGTTCCACCCCGCCAGGGAAGACGCCGTCTGTGTCGGCATGAAGGCTATAACTCTAAACCACGTCTACGAGTCGCTCAGGGACATGAAGTACCAGGTTGAAGTGCCTGAGGAGATAGCGGAGAAGGCCAGGAAGGCCATCGAAAGGATGCTGGAGATGAGTTAAGTTCAGAGGGAAAGATTTCGTAGTTTTTGTTAAGTATGGAGGGAAACTTATGATCTCTCTTTCATATCTGCTCAAGTTCCTTGAGGAGGACACTCCCTTCGGCGACGTCACGAGTGAGGCTGTGATTCCTGAAGGAATCAGGGCCAAGGCAGTGATAATTGCGAAGCAGGAAGGAATAATAGCGGGCGTTGAGGAAGCCAAAGCTCTGTTCGAGCACTTCTGGGTTGAAGTTGGGGTCAGGAAGCGTGATGGAGAGGAAGTGAAGAAGGGAGACACCATCCTCGAGCTTGAGGGCGACGCCCGCTCGATACTCCTCGTCGAGAGGACGGCTTTGAACATTATGGGCAGGATGAGTGGCATAGCGACCGAGGTCAGGAAGCTGGTCGAGAAAGTTAAGGCCGTAAACCCGAAGGTTCGTGTTGCAGGGACAAGAAAGACCCTCCTCAAGCCGATAGACAAGAGGGCGATACTCATCGGCGGCGGCGAGCCCCATCGTTTTTCCCTCAGCGACGCGATACTCATAAAGGACAATCACCTCGCTTTAGTCCCGCTGGAGGAGGCCATAAGGCGCGCTAAGGCTTTCAGCGTTTACAAGGTCGTCGAGGTTGAGGTCGAGAGCCTTGAGGATGCACTAAAAGCAGCAAAAGCCGGGGCGGACGTGGTGATGCTCGACAACATGAGTCCGGCCGAGATAGCTGAGACGGTGGAGGCTCTAAAGCGCGAGGGTCTTCGCGATAGGGTGAAAATCGAGGTCTCCGGTGGGATAACCCCTGAAAACATCGAGGAGTACGCGGCGCTCGACATCGACGTCATAAGCCTCGGCTACATCACGCACTCCGTCAAGAACTTCGATGTCAGCCTTGAGATAATTGGAAAGCTCTGAACGGAAGACTTTCACTTTTTCCAATTCCCTTGGACCCTCTTGGCGTTCCCCGTTTTCTGTCCCTCCAAAAGATGTTAACCTTCGCGATTATCTCCAACATAGGTCTTTGGTTTGAACACTTTTTCATCAAATTTCTTCCAGAAAGCTTTTTATTTTTGCCGCTTAGATGCTCACAGGTGGTAACGTGGACGAACCCAAGACGGTCGTGTGCCCCTACTGCGGCTTTGGTTGCAGGCTTCTCGTTGATCCCAGGACGATGAGGGTTAAACCCCACCGAGGCGAGCCTAACAGGGGCAAGCTCTGCCCCAAGGGTCTCCACGCGACTGAGTTCGTTCTTTCCGGGGACAGGCTCAAGCGCCCCCTGAAGCGTGAGGGTTCTAGGATAAGGCCGATAAGCTGGGGAGGGGCCATCGAGGAGATAGCGGGTAAACTCCTTGAAATCCGCGAGCTGTACGGGGCGGATGCCGTCGCCTTCATAGCTTCATCCAAGGTCAGCAACGAGGAGAACTACCTCCTTCAGAAGATCGCGCGGCTTTTCGGCACCAACAACATAGACAACTGCGCAAGGCTCTGCCACGAGGCGAGCGTTCACGCCCTCAAGATGACCGTTGGGGCGGGAGCACAGACCAACCCCTACGAAGACCTGGAGAGATTCGGAGTTATATTCATCTGGGGTTACAATCCCGCCGAGACCCACCCCGTTGTCATGGACTACATCCTGAGGGCCAAGAAAAGGGGGGCGAGGGTGATCGTCGTTGACGTCAGGGAAACCAGGACGATGGCCTTCGCGGACTACAGTCTCGTCATCCGCCCGGGGACGGACATAGCCCTCGCGAATACTCTGATGAACATCATAATCCGGGAGGAGCTCTACGATGAGGAGTTCATAAAGACCAGAACCGTTGGCTTCTCCGAGATAAGGATGGCTGTGAGGAAGTACACGCCGGAGTACGCGGAAAAGGTAACCGGAATTCCGGCTGAGACGATCAGAGAAGTTGCGAGGACCTTTGCCCTCGCCGGAAGCGGCGCGATAATGTGGGGTATGGGTTTGACACAGCACGTTTCAGGCGTTGAGAACATTATGGCCGTTATAGACCTCGCCCTGCTCCTCGGCTACATCGGCGAAAAGGGCGGCCTCTACCCGATGCGCGGTCAGAACAACGTTCAGGGAGCGGCATACATGGGAGCGCTGAGTGAGTTTCTGCCGGGCTACGTCCCCTTGACCGATGAGAGGTTCAGGAAGCGTGTGGCAAAGATATGGGGCGTGGAAGACCTCCCAACGGAGCGCGGGCTTTACCTCACAGAGCTCTGGGAGGCGATAGAGAGCAACGATATTAAAGCGCTCTACATAGTCGGGGAAAACCCTGCCGTCAGCGAGGCGGACTTCGTCCGGGTGAGGAATGCCCTCAGAAAGCTCGACCTCCTCGTCGTTCAGGATATCTTCATGACGAGAACTGCCCGCTACGCCCACTACGTTCTGCCGGCTTCGGCCTTCTGCGAGAAGGAAGGCTCGTACATGAACAGCGAGAGGAGGATTCAGTGGAGCCACAAGGTCTGCGAGCCGATGGGTGATTCGAAGCCCGACTGGGAGATACTGACCATGCTCGGCAGGGCCCTCGGTTTGCCGGGATTCAACTACTCCAGCGTTGAAGAGATCACCGCCGAGTATTTCCGCCTCTTCCCTTCGCTGGAGGAAAGGAGCGTTGACGAGCTGAAGGCGGGCGATGGGGTATTCCTTCCGAAGAAGAGGCTCCACACCTGGGAGTTCGCAACCCCCGACGGAAAGGCCAGGTTCATCGCGGTGGAG
The Thermococcus radiotolerans genome window above contains:
- the nadC gene encoding carboxylating nicotinate-nucleotide diphosphorylase — protein: MISLSYLLKFLEEDTPFGDVTSEAVIPEGIRAKAVIIAKQEGIIAGVEEAKALFEHFWVEVGVRKRDGEEVKKGDTILELEGDARSILLVERTALNIMGRMSGIATEVRKLVEKVKAVNPKVRVAGTRKTLLKPIDKRAILIGGGEPHRFSLSDAILIKDNHLALVPLEEAIRRAKAFSVYKVVEVEVESLEDALKAAKAGADVVMLDNMSPAEIAETVEALKREGLRDRVKIEVSGGITPENIEEYAALDIDVISLGYITHSVKNFDVSLEIIGKL
- the fdhF gene encoding formate dehydrogenase subunit alpha; this translates as MLTGGNVDEPKTVVCPYCGFGCRLLVDPRTMRVKPHRGEPNRGKLCPKGLHATEFVLSGDRLKRPLKREGSRIRPISWGGAIEEIAGKLLEIRELYGADAVAFIASSKVSNEENYLLQKIARLFGTNNIDNCARLCHEASVHALKMTVGAGAQTNPYEDLERFGVIFIWGYNPAETHPVVMDYILRAKKRGARVIVVDVRETRTMAFADYSLVIRPGTDIALANTLMNIIIREELYDEEFIKTRTVGFSEIRMAVRKYTPEYAEKVTGIPAETIREVARTFALAGSGAIMWGMGLTQHVSGVENIMAVIDLALLLGYIGEKGGLYPMRGQNNVQGAAYMGALSEFLPGYVPLTDERFRKRVAKIWGVEDLPTERGLYLTELWEAIESNDIKALYIVGENPAVSEADFVRVRNALRKLDLLVVQDIFMTRTARYAHYVLPASAFCEKEGSYMNSERRIQWSHKVCEPMGDSKPDWEILTMLGRALGLPGFNYSSVEEITAEYFRLFPSLEERSVDELKAGDGVFLPKKRLHTWEFATPDGKARFIAVEQVQPWERPDYEYPFILTTIRLISHYNTGEMTLRSPSLVRLMGEPRVLVNRNDAERLGIHDGDWVEIETRRGKIRMRARLGGVPSGVVAVPFHFKANKITSPALNKAGTPELKFSAARLRKLRSGKPTPDTHR